In a single window of the Streptomyces sp. NBC_00285 genome:
- a CDS encoding serine hydrolase domain-containing protein, whose product MSEHESVVHGHCDDRFAAVRRAFTENFRDRDELGAAVSVTVGGETVVDLWGGWADAARTRPWERDTLVNVWSTTKGPTALCAHILADRGLLDFDAPVAVYWPEFAAAGKDKVLVRHLLSHRAGLAGLREPHSLAELCDWELTTRRLAATEPWWEPGTQSGYHALTYGFLVGEVVRRVSGLLPGAFLQREVTGPLGIDFSIGLPEKEAVRAAELVHPPAASASEQAAIFAQLTPAAIAALTNPMAGADEANTPGWRAAEIPAANGHGTARAVAALYGILAGRGSYDGHRVLSPESAERVREGQGSCRDLVLGIGLGSDTELGLGLWLSGPNGSYGPNPRAFGHDGFGGSCGLADPEAGVSLGYVMNRMGPHIADDPRKMALVDALYDALRQRTD is encoded by the coding sequence ATGTCCGAGCACGAGTCAGTTGTCCACGGTCACTGCGACGACCGCTTCGCGGCGGTGCGGAGGGCGTTCACGGAGAACTTCCGCGACCGCGACGAACTGGGCGCGGCGGTGAGCGTCACGGTCGGCGGCGAGACGGTGGTGGACCTGTGGGGCGGCTGGGCCGACGCGGCCCGCACCCGCCCGTGGGAGCGGGACACACTGGTCAACGTGTGGTCGACCACCAAGGGCCCGACCGCCCTGTGCGCCCACATCCTCGCCGACCGGGGCCTGCTCGACTTCGACGCCCCGGTGGCCGTCTACTGGCCGGAGTTCGCCGCGGCGGGCAAGGACAAGGTGCTCGTACGGCATCTGCTGTCGCACCGGGCCGGACTGGCCGGGCTGCGCGAGCCGCACTCCCTCGCCGAGCTCTGCGACTGGGAGCTGACGACCCGGCGGCTCGCCGCGACGGAGCCCTGGTGGGAGCCGGGGACGCAGTCGGGGTACCACGCGCTGACGTACGGCTTCCTCGTCGGCGAGGTCGTCCGACGGGTCTCGGGGCTCCTCCCGGGGGCCTTCCTGCAGCGGGAGGTGACCGGGCCGCTCGGTATCGACTTCAGCATCGGGCTGCCGGAGAAGGAGGCCGTACGGGCGGCCGAGCTGGTGCATCCGCCTGCCGCGTCGGCAAGCGAACAGGCCGCGATCTTCGCGCAGTTGACGCCCGCGGCGATCGCCGCGCTGACCAACCCGATGGCGGGCGCCGACGAGGCGAACACTCCCGGGTGGCGGGCCGCGGAGATACCCGCCGCGAACGGACACGGCACCGCCCGGGCCGTCGCCGCGCTCTACGGAATCCTCGCGGGCCGGGGCTCCTACGACGGTCACCGCGTCCTGTCCCCGGAATCGGCCGAGCGGGTGCGCGAGGGCCAGGGCAGCTGCCGCGACCTGGTGCTGGGCATCGGGCTCGGGAGCGACACGGAACTCGGGCTGGGCCTGTGGCTCAGCGGGCCGAACGGCTCGTACGGGCCCAACCCGCGCGCCTTCGGGCACGACGGCTTCGGCGGCTCGTGCGGTCTGGCGGATCCGGAGGCCGGGGTCTCGCTGGGGTACGTGATGAACCGGATGGGCCCTCATATCGCCGACGACCCACGCAAGATGGCCCTGGTCGACGCCTTGTACGACGCGCTGCGGCAGCGGACCGACTAG